A single Mesomycoplasma ovipneumoniae DNA region contains:
- a CDS encoding ATP-binding cassette domain-containing protein: MKKADDNKKIEKNNFESELKKIRQASNSRYKSKFSIPAIEIKDLTIDFGETLAVDSANIKIYKGELVTLLGPSGSGKTTILNAIAGLLNPTSGQIIFNGEDVTRKSPQQRKIGLVFQNYALYPHLNVFGNIAFSLHNDPRWKQKALEKSMLARVNANSIVLAKNGASLEDLEIYKNKLFDYFDIYRQLEHDYNELKTQIYHNLNQLQTDYFLIEAHKQAEIKNLTIDFLKLGKSASIFWAFWKRIFGKKEGEICPIQQAITFRKAYKLKVEKIKKQAKLDKKAHKNKIQDEKYAIKNAPELVRARQNFLEQKALLYEKLEKLEKLQAQFLSNSKIELAKIQQGFKNFSNKTSLKDAESIKLDYQEQIEAFNQRKKEKELWFKTEIENEKNQIKNSGKLANLEQTYLETKKKFLETNTRHSPNLLLLKSLKTKSKTYKKETLKLFLDYERNLINKFSLNTSKLNEQELKQYQEYQNDNISIKEAINRAVLRTAEKVEITKNLAKKPTKLSGGQQQRVAIARGIVRHPDILLMDEPLSNLDAKLRVQTRQWIRKIQTEIGITTVFVTHDQEEAMSISDRIICMSTGYVQQIGTPTELYHNPKNEFVASFLGVPEMNIFDAFYDKETKSVIVDNQIIFELLKDYEHEKIRVGIRAEDLVENEAGNFQGKISVIEYLGKDILAKIDVENIGQISIILRKKPAYEIDEIVKFNIKSGKLHLFDYQTRERIQWI, translated from the coding sequence ATGAAAAAAGCAGATGATAATAAAAAAATCGAAAAAAATAACTTTGAATCCGAGTTAAAAAAAATTCGGCAGGCCTCAAATAGTCGTTATAAATCGAAATTTTCAATACCTGCAATTGAAATTAAAGATCTAACAATTGACTTTGGTGAAACACTGGCTGTTGACAGTGCAAATATTAAAATTTACAAAGGTGAACTTGTTACACTTTTAGGACCCTCTGGTTCAGGTAAAACTACAATTTTAAATGCAATTGCTGGTCTTTTAAATCCAACTTCAGGTCAAATTATTTTCAATGGCGAAGATGTAACTCGAAAGTCACCTCAGCAGCGTAAAATTGGTCTTGTTTTCCAAAATTATGCGCTCTATCCGCATTTAAATGTTTTTGGAAACATTGCTTTTTCTTTGCATAATGACCCAAGATGAAAGCAAAAAGCACTTGAAAAATCGATGCTTGCACGTGTAAATGCTAATTCAATTGTTCTGGCCAAAAATGGTGCTTCACTTGAAGATCTAGAAATTTACAAAAATAAACTATTTGATTATTTTGATATTTACCGCCAATTAGAACATGATTATAACGAACTTAAAACACAAATTTATCATAATTTAAATCAACTTCAGACCGATTATTTTTTAATTGAAGCACACAAACAGGCTGAAATTAAAAATTTAACTATTGATTTTTTAAAATTAGGCAAGTCTGCATCAATTTTTTGGGCTTTTTGAAAAAGAATTTTTGGTAAAAAAGAAGGGGAAATTTGTCCAATTCAACAGGCAATTACTTTTCGAAAAGCTTATAAATTAAAAGTTGAAAAAATTAAAAAACAAGCCAAACTTGACAAAAAAGCTCATAAAAACAAAATTCAGGATGAAAAATACGCAATCAAAAATGCTCCTGAACTAGTTCGAGCTCGGCAAAACTTTTTGGAACAAAAAGCACTTTTATATGAAAAATTAGAAAAACTTGAGAAATTGCAAGCACAATTTCTTAGTAATTCAAAAATAGAGCTGGCTAAAATTCAACAAGGTTTTAAAAATTTTTCTAATAAAACAAGTCTAAAAGATGCTGAATCGATCAAATTAGATTATCAAGAACAAATTGAGGCTTTCAATCAACGAAAAAAAGAAAAAGAGCTTTGATTTAAAACTGAAATTGAAAACGAAAAAAATCAAATTAAAAATTCAGGAAAACTTGCAAATCTTGAGCAAACTTACCTTGAGACAAAAAAGAAATTTCTTGAAACAAATACTCGTCATTCACCGAATTTGTTGCTTTTAAAATCGCTTAAAACTAAATCAAAAACTTACAAAAAGGAAACTTTAAAACTCTTTTTAGACTATGAAAGAAACTTGATTAATAAGTTTTCGCTTAATACTTCAAAGTTAAACGAGCAAGAATTAAAGCAATATCAAGAGTATCAAAATGATAATATTTCAATAAAAGAAGCAATAAATCGTGCTGTTTTACGAACAGCCGAGAAGGTTGAAATAACTAAAAATTTAGCTAAAAAACCAACAAAACTTTCTGGTGGACAACAACAAAGAGTTGCAATTGCCCGTGGAATTGTTCGACATCCTGATATTTTGTTAATGGACGAACCACTTTCAAATTTAGATGCAAAACTAAGAGTCCAAACTCGTCAGTGAATTCGAAAAATTCAAACTGAAATCGGAATAACAACTGTTTTTGTTACTCACGACCAAGAAGAGGCGATGTCAATTTCGGATCGAATTATTTGTATGTCAACTGGATATGTTCAGCAAATTGGAACTCCAACTGAGTTGTATCATAATCCTAAAAATGAATTTGTTGCCTCATTTTTAGGTGTTCCAGAAATGAATATTTTTGATGCTTTTTATGACAAAGAAACTAAAAGCGTCATTGTTGATAATCAAATAATTTTTGAATTATTAAAAGATTATGAGCATGAAAAAATAAGAGTTGGGATTAGGGCTGAAGATTTAGTTGAAAATGAAGCTGGTAATTTTCAAGGCAAAATTAGCGTGATTGAATATTTGGGAAAAGATATTCTTGCCAAAATTGATGTTGAAAATATCGGTCAAATTTCAATAATCTTGCGTAAAAAACCGGCCTATGAAATCGATGAAATTGTCAAATTTAATATTAAATCAGGAAAATTACATCTATTTGATTATCAAACAAGGGAGCGAATCCAATGAATTTAA
- a CDS encoding IS30 family transposase, with protein sequence MEKRKFKHFSFEDLVKIEFLLQNNKSIRFIAKQLNVSPSTVSREIKRNLNEYGIYEANLAITKRRKRYYHRYYFRFVELGKYEEFSKIFAVKYDKKVHGVKATYFYIAENFPNIERPSLKTVFNWIKTNKWVIVRSDRLRQYYKKGGKRTRNVVQRLVPSGYVKPIWARDKSIDSRQDFGHWELDLVVGKKVSGHDSILTLVERKTRKLFAKKVRNKNPRVINKAIKDLANENNLYIKTITCDNGFEFEQIALLAYWLKIIVYKAEPYASFQRGSNEHANGLIRRFYPKGFDFNLISDDDLQNTISKINSMPREIFNWKSALEVFNDNLVI encoded by the coding sequence ATGGAAAAAAGAAAATTTAAGCATTTTAGTTTTGAAGATTTAGTAAAAATTGAGTTTTTATTGCAGAACAATAAAAGTATTAGATTTATTGCTAAACAACTTAATGTTTCACCCTCAACTGTTTCAAGAGAAATTAAAAGAAATCTAAATGAATATGGAATTTATGAAGCTAATTTGGCAATAACAAAAAGACGAAAAAGATATTATCATAGGTATTATTTTAGATTTGTTGAACTAGGAAAATACGAGGAATTTAGCAAAATTTTTGCAGTAAAATATGACAAAAAAGTTCATGGAGTTAAAGCGACATATTTTTATATAGCAGAAAATTTTCCGAACATTGAAAGACCATCTTTAAAGACTGTTTTTAACTGAATCAAAACTAATAAATGGGTAATAGTTAGGAGTGACAGACTCAGACAATATTACAAAAAAGGTGGAAAAAGAACCAGAAATGTCGTGCAAAGATTAGTTCCATCAGGTTATGTAAAACCCATTTGAGCACGGGATAAATCCATAGATTCAAGGCAAGATTTTGGACATTGAGAGCTAGATTTAGTAGTTGGCAAAAAAGTTAGCGGACACGATAGTATCCTTACCTTAGTAGAAAGAAAAACCAGAAAATTATTTGCTAAAAAAGTACGAAATAAAAATCCCAGAGTCATCAATAAAGCCATCAAAGATCTTGCAAATGAAAATAATTTATATATCAAAACAATCACTTGCGACAATGGATTTGAATTTGAGCAAATTGCATTATTGGCATATTGGTTAAAAATAATAGTTTATAAAGCAGAGCCATATGCTTCATTTCAAAGAGGTTCTAACGAACATGCCAACGGATTAATTAGAAGGTTTTATCCAAAAGGTTTCGATTTCAACCTAATCAGCGATGATGATTTGCAAAATACAATCAGTAAAATTAACTCAATGCCTAGGGAAATTTTTAATTGAAAATCTGCTTTAGAGGTATTTAATGATAACTTGGTGATTTAA
- a CDS encoding carbohydrate ABC transporter permease: MNLINRYFLKKRIKKTNLELGILDQKQPFWKPFLILLPSILVIFIFTFLPFLYSISKSLSIEINPNIAGNTRLGFDNFVDLITLDTNFHIAIRNSVIYSIAALPLGLIISLIIASTIASLHRKYARGFWQTVFFLPYVTSGIAVSVAFAYIFDSETGFINRLFGISTRWLNSGNPSSFNALLVVLMSGVWRSLAFEVLILTTAMLSVNPTLYKAAAIDGASPVRQFFKITLPSVSRTINFLITIGIIGGIKVFPIGIFANETEAISNGGATLLIYIYKNVRGTPNFAQAGALTIYLFVFGIALSVVVKKFLSTIFLVADKITEKNVHYKIKNSKIY, translated from the coding sequence ATGAATTTAATTAATAGATATTTCCTAAAAAAGCGAATTAAAAAAACTAATCTTGAACTAGGAATTTTGGACCAAAAACAACCATTTTGAAAGCCTTTTTTAATATTGCTGCCCTCAATTTTAGTTATTTTTATTTTTACTTTTTTACCATTTTTATACTCAATTTCTAAGTCTTTGAGTATCGAAATTAATCCTAATATTGCCGGTAATACTCGACTTGGTTTTGATAATTTTGTTGATTTAATTACCCTTGATACTAATTTTCATATTGCAATTCGAAATTCTGTCATTTATTCGATAGCAGCACTACCACTTGGCTTAATAATTAGTTTAATTATTGCCTCGACAATTGCCTCACTACACCGAAAATATGCCCGTGGATTTTGACAGACTGTCTTTTTTTTACCTTATGTAACCTCAGGTATTGCCGTTTCAGTTGCTTTTGCCTATATTTTTGATAGTGAAACTGGCTTTATTAACCGTCTTTTTGGTATTTCAACAAGGTGACTAAATTCAGGAAATCCTTCATCTTTTAATGCGCTTTTAGTTGTTTTAATGTCTGGAGTTTGAAGAAGTCTTGCTTTTGAAGTTTTAATTTTAACAACCGCAATGCTTTCAGTTAATCCAACACTTTATAAAGCAGCGGCAATTGATGGAGCTAGTCCGGTTCGTCAATTTTTCAAAATTACTTTACCTTCAGTTTCAAGAACGATTAACTTTTTAATTACAATCGGAATTATCGGCGGAATTAAAGTTTTTCCAATCGGTATTTTTGCAAACGAAACTGAAGCAATTAGTAATGGGGGCGCAACTTTATTGATATATATTTACAAAAATGTGCGCGGAACACCTAACTTTGCCCAAGCAGGTGCTTTGACTATTTATCTTTTTGTTTTTGGAATTGCCCTTTCAGTTGTTGTCAAAAAGTTTTTAAGCACAATATTTTTAGTAGCTGACAAAATTACGGAGAAAAATGTTCATTATAAAATTAAAAATTCTAAAATATATTAG
- a CDS encoding P68 family surface lipoprotein, which yields MEKINKFKSIFLKTAISLGPVSSLAILTSCFSNANHSELKSQKDNPLHFETENDNTIDFRVIFGLTDPRTQALKAIFEKWNQKSEVKDKQAGFLPVKLENIAANYIDDQTNLTTFLQVKDTKKLPNLTLNYPALAASLNKHGMILDLNSQSDLAQTIKNSYDERFLAETKNVPGIDQNTLAFLPILKTSKALLLDKPVLSYILESAKTSPNFKISESDKTRVENLDPKKTDLEYIKKVWGEYKSFPSDQGGFEGYTFSFEKFNNYKDLIDFLSRVRKSFPDAEKGSQTEKVNFLLGLNDTAALFFFVAFAQADGEYENSSYFKNLDGVSLNYTSLFDETTKSHQNTKKAYEILSDLVKNKLLGPTSGRTKASEFLKNHQLVFAITSTSDYSRNFEKQGQNFLRLKVNTKTFDYPVGSKSKIWKIVSEENMPANAIAKVHQILDNSTGYVYEADAFSVKENDIFLSKTDDKDLIEKIKNAIKSKTNLNSFNFLAIDSDFDKWVADKTKEDSNTSSLYVESAKNKVKLFNQPENAFIFSKSHQKLNEDELEFLNEPSKTQESNKFNIVTSQGPSLIGFYNNEVENEATLNFIKWFISEKIEFDGPNNKKMTVTPSDFLAFSASNINPTKANLESNFDQNPAFAKNNAFKVAYEQFQSQLKNPEKYRVFTEPAGIDSNTFRKATLGSVSQLYNQFLANPNLNLEFNTFLRILKENIGASVKLKTEKNTQK from the coding sequence ATGGAAAAAATCAACAAATTTAAGTCAATATTTTTAAAAACAGCAATTAGCTTAGGACCGGTTTCTTCTTTGGCTATTTTGACATCCTGTTTTTCAAATGCAAATCACAGTGAATTAAAATCACAAAAAGACAATCCACTTCATTTTGAAACCGAAAATGACAATACAATCGATTTTCGCGTAATTTTTGGACTTACAGATCCCCGAACTCAAGCTCTAAAAGCAATTTTTGAAAAATGAAACCAAAAATCCGAAGTTAAAGACAAACAGGCAGGATTTTTACCGGTAAAATTAGAAAATATCGCGGCAAATTACATCGATGATCAAACTAATTTAACAACATTTTTACAAGTTAAAGATACAAAAAAACTGCCGAATTTAACACTAAATTACCCAGCTCTGGCGGCTAGTTTGAATAAACACGGTATGATTTTGGATCTAAATTCCCAAAGCGATTTAGCCCAGACTATTAAAAATAGTTATGATGAAAGATTTCTGGCTGAAACAAAAAATGTACCTGGAATTGACCAAAATACACTAGCTTTTTTACCAATTCTAAAAACTTCAAAGGCACTTTTGCTCGACAAACCAGTTTTATCATACATTTTAGAATCGGCAAAAACAAGTCCTAATTTTAAAATTAGCGAGTCTGATAAAACACGAGTTGAAAATCTAGATCCAAAAAAAACTGATCTTGAATATATTAAAAAAGTCTGAGGAGAGTACAAAAGTTTTCCTTCAGATCAAGGCGGTTTTGAAGGCTATACTTTTAGTTTTGAAAAATTCAATAATTATAAAGACCTAATTGATTTTTTAAGTCGAGTTAGAAAATCGTTCCCAGATGCCGAAAAAGGTAGTCAAACCGAAAAAGTTAACTTTTTACTCGGACTAAATGATACAGCTGCACTCTTCTTTTTTGTAGCATTTGCCCAGGCAGATGGTGAATATGAAAATTCAAGTTATTTTAAAAATCTTGATGGTGTCTCGCTCAACTATACAAGTCTTTTTGATGAGACAACCAAAAGTCACCAAAATACAAAAAAAGCCTATGAAATATTGTCAGATTTAGTAAAAAATAAATTACTTGGTCCAACAAGCGGCAGAACTAAAGCTAGCGAATTTTTAAAAAATCACCAATTAGTTTTTGCAATTACTTCAACAAGTGATTATTCGCGTAACTTTGAAAAACAAGGACAAAATTTTTTACGTCTAAAAGTTAATACAAAAACTTTTGACTACCCGGTTGGCTCAAAATCTAAAATTTGAAAAATAGTAAGTGAAGAAAATATGCCTGCAAATGCAATTGCAAAAGTTCACCAAATTTTAGATAATTCAACCGGTTATGTTTATGAAGCAGATGCATTTTCTGTCAAAGAAAACGATATTTTTTTAAGCAAAACTGATGACAAGGATCTAATTGAAAAAATAAAAAACGCTATAAAATCAAAGACTAATTTAAATAGTTTTAATTTTTTAGCAATTGATTCTGATTTTGACAAGTGAGTTGCTGATAAAACAAAAGAAGATTCAAACACCTCTTCACTTTATGTTGAATCAGCAAAAAACAAAGTTAAACTCTTTAATCAACCTGAAAATGCTTTTATTTTTTCAAAATCACACCAAAAACTTAATGAAGACGAGTTAGAATTTCTCAACGAGCCTTCAAAAACACAAGAGTCAAATAAATTTAATATTGTTACGTCCCAAGGTCCATCTTTGATCGGATTTTATAATAATGAAGTCGAAAATGAAGCCACACTTAACTTTATTAAATGATTTATTTCAGAAAAAATTGAATTTGACGGGCCAAATAACAAAAAAATGACTGTAACTCCAAGCGATTTTTTAGCATTTTCAGCTTCAAACATCAATCCAACTAAGGCAAATTTGGAATCAAATTTTGATCAAAATCCAGCTTTTGCAAAAAATAATGCTTTCAAAGTTGCTTATGAACAATTCCAAAGTCAGCTAAAAAACCCTGAAAAATATAGAGTTTTTACCGAACCTGCCGGAATTGACTCAAATACTTTCCGAAAAGCAACTTTAGGAAGTGTTTCTCAACTTTACAATCAGTTTTTAGCCAACCCGAATTTAAATCTTGAGTTTAATACTTTTCTTAGAATTCTAAAGGAGAATATTGGGGCATCAGTTAAATTAAAAACAGAAAAAAATACACAAAAATAA
- a CDS encoding carbohydrate ABC transporter permease: MFIIKLKILKYISDKKTARVTESINSQVRNRNITSAISSFLLKFIVLFFFGILIVFPFYFMLVYSLSPEEQILDTRIPVYWPNHFAWDNFVKAAQSGYFAALGITVLVTLISVVAKVFFSMTFGYAFSLRKWKFKHASWVVFLSILVLPETALLIGQYRIMVMLGWNDGFQSIFALTSPFVASVFSGFMFRNAFEEIPDRIKEASMVDGCSGIRYFFRVATPMISPTIWTVGILTAFSAWNSTLWPLLILQSNSADLTTLNTWLLQKVGVADETAQIPGGYFKNIRMAGAILTILPMFIAYFVFRKRIMNAVSRQGSTVKG; the protein is encoded by the coding sequence ATGTTCATTATAAAATTAAAAATTCTAAAATATATTAGCGATAAAAAAACCGCTAGAGTAACTGAGTCAATTAATTCTCAAGTTCGCAATAGAAATATTACAAGTGCAATTTCAAGCTTTTTGCTCAAGTTCATCGTGCTTTTCTTTTTTGGAATTTTAATAGTTTTTCCTTTTTATTTTATGTTAGTTTATTCACTTTCACCTGAAGAGCAAATTCTTGACACGCGTATTCCGGTTTATTGACCTAATCATTTTGCTTGGGATAATTTTGTCAAAGCTGCCCAGTCTGGTTATTTTGCCGCTTTAGGAATCACGGTTTTAGTTACTTTAATTTCTGTCGTTGCAAAAGTTTTTTTCTCAATGACTTTTGGTTATGCTTTTTCACTAAGAAAGTGAAAATTTAAACATGCTTCTTGAGTTGTTTTCCTTTCAATTTTAGTCCTTCCCGAAACTGCGCTTTTAATTGGGCAATACCGAATTATGGTAATGCTTGGTTGAAATGACGGTTTTCAGTCAATTTTTGCCCTAACAAGTCCATTTGTTGCCTCAGTTTTTTCCGGATTTATGTTCCGAAATGCTTTTGAAGAAATTCCTGATCGAATTAAAGAAGCCTCAATGGTTGATGGTTGTTCTGGTATTAGATATTTCTTCCGCGTTGCAACACCAATGATATCGCCAACAATTTGAACTGTAGGAATACTAACTGCTTTTTCAGCTTGAAATTCAACCCTTTGACCACTTTTAATATTACAGTCTAATTCGGCTGATTTAACAACTTTAAATACTTGATTATTACAAAAAGTTGGGGTTGCTGATGAAACAGCCCAAATTCCCGGAGGCTACTTTAAAAACATCAGAATGGCCGGTGCGATTTTAACAATTTTACCAATGTTCATTGCTTATTTTGTCTTTCGTAAACGAATAATGAACGCAGTCTCACGCCAAGGATCAACGGTAAAAGGATAA
- a CDS encoding P68 family surface lipoprotein produces the protein MNTHSKKGTKLRHKNNIAKKISRIFLSSLSVLAPVGLIASCGVVSGSNGVRGFTFDTPEDGKLVFGHNFSSSGNEIKALNKIIELWNTTQKDKPDFVEMKEQSFQGGYSGASNSIDTFLNTKDRLKLPNIVTNYSSLLAIVNKYSMTFPIVTDLKSDQDPTDENEKITKKFLKEQGIEDFLQINSEIPFLDEKGVYTLPFGKSSEGLYVNKVLFGWIIQQAMNDSNPAKIKPEDKAFFEEFTKLATQKTEDVKEIQKLWKEYVPSADGLSGYEFKKSDIENFSDLQKLSSRIVKAFPKALEGSSLTAAKSVLGIDNAATLIYGLSRSLSENDKSKEVTVLNRKENLISYTSFFKKPESDRYKNLKQVYELLTKGMADKSIYFTTPGEYNSTYFRNHQQLFSIGSTAGFHHNYIRANDKNYKVSFTHENVEHIYSPNARFSAVIKASDLADISKEIKVKALNGKDTVKIKQSILAEIKSLLEKNPKKELFYFTDRDEVPSGIIEGSYKVLDKEEKFKPIVITGYNGVEITEASSSLNEDEMDILAAPHKFDNNSKITAVAAQGPDLIFIHANEKEDRAVKAFVNWILTEKVDFGDKFGKITPVEYFSKATSYLLPLKSTLSPVVSKPKNKGQKLALEQFSRFNDEQAKANYSLVYDNADARSSKFRSNLDSTVAQMQSLKAANGTVPSFNDFLNTLSQNLGPEFAREKN, from the coding sequence ATGAACACACATAGTAAAAAAGGTACAAAATTAAGGCATAAAAATAACATAGCAAAGAAAATTAGTCGGATTTTCTTATCTTCTTTATCAGTTTTAGCACCAGTTGGACTTATTGCTTCTTGTGGTGTTGTGTCCGGTTCAAATGGAGTTAGAGGATTTACATTTGACACTCCTGAAGATGGTAAGTTAGTTTTTGGTCACAATTTTTCTTCAAGCGGAAATGAAATTAAAGCATTAAATAAAATTATCGAACTTTGAAATACAACCCAAAAAGATAAACCTGATTTTGTAGAAATGAAAGAGCAATCCTTTCAAGGGGGATATTCAGGAGCATCTAATTCAATTGACACTTTTTTAAACACAAAAGATCGACTTAAATTACCTAATATTGTTACAAATTATTCATCTTTATTGGCGATTGTAAATAAATATTCAATGACATTTCCGATTGTTACTGATCTAAAATCAGATCAAGATCCAACTGATGAGAATGAAAAAATTACCAAAAAATTCCTAAAAGAGCAAGGAATTGAAGACTTTTTGCAAATTAATTCAGAAATTCCGTTTCTTGATGAAAAAGGAGTCTACACTCTTCCGTTTGGAAAATCTTCTGAAGGTTTATATGTAAATAAAGTTTTATTTGGTTGAATTATTCAACAGGCAATGAATGACTCAAATCCAGCAAAAATTAAGCCTGAAGACAAAGCTTTTTTTGAAGAATTTACCAAATTAGCTACCCAAAAAACTGAAGATGTTAAGGAAATTCAAAAACTTTGAAAAGAATATGTGCCAAGCGCTGATGGTCTTTCTGGTTATGAGTTTAAAAAATCTGATATTGAAAACTTTAGTGATTTACAGAAATTATCTTCAAGAATTGTCAAAGCTTTTCCAAAAGCACTTGAAGGCTCAAGTCTAACTGCGGCAAAATCAGTTTTAGGAATTGACAATGCAGCTACTTTAATTTATGGGCTTTCACGTTCTTTGTCAGAAAATGATAAATCTAAAGAAGTTACCGTTTTAAATCGAAAAGAAAATCTTATTAGTTATACATCATTTTTCAAAAAACCTGAATCAGACAGATACAAAAATTTAAAACAAGTTTATGAGCTACTCACCAAAGGAATGGCTGATAAGTCAATTTATTTTACAACTCCTGGTGAATATAATTCAACTTATTTCCGTAATCATCAACAACTTTTTTCAATCGGATCAACAGCAGGATTTCACCATAATTACATAAGAGCAAACGACAAAAATTACAAAGTAAGTTTTACTCACGAAAATGTTGAACATATTTACAGCCCAAATGCAAGATTTTCGGCAGTAATTAAGGCATCAGATTTAGCAGACATCTCAAAAGAAATTAAAGTTAAAGCGCTTAATGGTAAAGACACCGTTAAAATTAAGCAATCAATTTTAGCTGAAATTAAAAGTCTTCTAGAAAAAAACCCGAAAAAAGAGTTGTTTTATTTTACTGACCGAGATGAGGTTCCTTCTGGAATCATTGAAGGATCATACAAAGTTCTTGATAAAGAAGAAAAATTTAAGCCAATTGTAATTACCGGATACAATGGCGTTGAAATAACAGAAGCCTCAAGTTCACTTAACGAAGATGAAATGGATATTTTAGCAGCACCGCACAAATTTGACAATAATTCAAAAATTACTGCCGTTGCTGCCCAAGGCCCTGATTTGATTTTTATTCACGCAAATGAAAAAGAAGACCGTGCTGTTAAGGCTTTTGTAAATTGAATCCTAACTGAAAAAGTCGACTTTGGTGACAAATTCGGAAAAATAACTCCTGTTGAGTATTTTTCAAAAGCAACTTCATATTTATTACCACTAAAATCAACGCTAAGTCCAGTTGTTTCTAAACCAAAAAACAAAGGTCAAAAATTAGCACTTGAACAATTTAGTCGTTTTAATGACGAACAAGCTAAAGCAAATTATTCGCTTGTTTATGATAATGCTGATGCTAGATCCTCTAAATTTCGTTCAAATTTAGACTCAACCGTTGCACAAATGCAATCACTTAAGGCAGCCAATGGCACTGTTCCTAGTTTTAACGATTTTCTAAACACTTTGAGTCAAAATTTAGGACCTGAATTTGCAAGAGAAAAAAATTAA